Part of the Halopseudomonas maritima genome, CTGGCTGTAAAGTTTCCGATTTTTGGGACGACATAAAGGAAGTGCGGATTCAACCGCATGCCCTCTGGCTCTCTTTCCGAGGCACCGTCCAATGCCCACCAAACTTAGCTTCAATCACAAGATAGTACTGGCTGCGGGCCTGGTGGTGATTGCCGCCTTCGCTGCCTTCTCGGTATACAACGACTACCTGCAGCGGCGCACCCTGCAAACCAACCTGCAAACCTACCTGAATGATGCTGGCAGCCTGACTGCGCAGAACATCAGCAACTGGCTGTCTGGTCGCATCCTGCTGCTGGAGAATCTGGCGCTCAACCTGCAGAGTGAGGGCAGTGATCGACAGGTGCCCTTGCTTGAGCAGCAGACCTTGGCAAGCACCTTTGATTTTGCTTACCTCGGCGGTGCCGACGGCAGCTTCATCATGCGGCCGGATTCCGAGATGCCGGCGGACTACGACCCGCGCAACCGGCCCTGGTTTACCGCTGCGCAAGCCGCCCGGGGCACGGTGTTGACCGAGCCCTACATGGATGCCGCTACCGGGGCGCTGATCGTCACCATCGCTACCGCCGCCGGTCGTGATGTGGTGGGTGGCGATCTGAACCTGCAAACCATCTCGCAGATTATCAACGCGCTGGACTTCAACGGCATGGGGTACGCGTTTCTGGTCAGCCGTGACGGACGGGTGCTGGTGCATCCGGATTCGGCACTGCAAATGAAAACCCTGAGCGAACTGTATCCGCAGAACACGCCGCAGATCAGCAGCGCGCTGAGTGAAGCTGAGTTGCACGGCGAGGCGCGCTTGCTGACCTTTCTGCCGGTTGCCGGTTTGGCCGGGGCAGACTGGTACATTGGCCTGTCGATTGATCGCGAGAAGGCCTTCGCCAGTGTGACCAGCTTTCGTATCTCGGCGCTGATCGCCGCAGTGATTGCAGTCATGGTCATTGTGGTGCTGCTGAGTCTGCTGATGCGCTATCTGCTGCGCCCGCTGGTCTCGCTGGGCGGGGCGCTGGAGAACATTGCAGAAGGTGAGGGGGATCTCACGCGGCGCCTGCCGGTGACCAGTCAGGACGAGTTTGGCCGTTTGGCGGCGGCGTTCAATCGCTTTGTGCAACGCATCCACGAATCGATCACCCAGGTTGCCTCCACCAGTACCGAGCTGGGCGATGTTGCACGGCAGGTGGTGGCGGCTTCGAATGCCAATATGGCCAGCTCCGATGAGCAGTCCAGCCGTACCAACAGTGTGGCTGCTGCCATCAACGAACTGGGCGCCGCAGCGCAGGAAATTGCCCGCAATGCGGCGGACGCCTCCGCCCAGGCCTCCGGTGCCCGTCAGGGGGCGGAGCGCGGCAGCGAAGTGGTCAGCGAAACCATCGACGCCATGCAGTCGTTGTCGAGCAAGATCAGCGAGTCGAGCGAGACTATCCAGTCGCTCAGCCACAAGACCACTGACATCGGCCACATTCTGGAAGTGATTCAGGGTATCTCCGAGCAGACCAATCTGCTCGCCCTGAACGCGGCGATTGAAGCGGCGCGCGCCGGTGAGGCAGGGCGAGGGTTTGCAGTGGTGGCCGATGAGGTGCGCAATCTTGCGCATCGCACGCAGAGCTCGGCGCGCGAGATTCACGACATGATCGAAGACTTGCGCAGTGATGCCGGCGCGGCGGTAGCGCTCATGAGTGACAGTCAGTCGCACAGCCAACGTAGCGTCGAGGTGGCTACTCAGGCAGGCGACCGGTTGAGTGAGATCACCCAGGGAATCGGCGATATCGACAATATGAACCAGTCCGTCGCCGCCGCGACCGAGGAGCAGACCTCGGTGATCGAGAGTCTTAACGTCGACATCACGGAGATCAATACTCTCAATCAGGAAGGGGTCGACAATTTGCAGGCAACCCTGCGCGCCTGTACCTCGCTGGAGCAGCAGGTCAACCGTCTGCGCCAACTGGTTGGCAGCTTCCGTATCTGAGGCGTCAGGGGCTGTTGCCGGGCCGCAGCGCCTGCTGCCAGTTGCGCGCCGGGTAAAAGAACCTCAAGGCCGCTACCTGGTGGCCGATGCCAGGGTTCTAAGGTCGTGGGCGCGGTCACGGATACTGCGCTACCCCGTGCAGGTGAGGGCCGCATATCTGCTGCTGTGCCAGCCTCCGAAAGGGGGGAAAGACGAGTTGCCGGCAGGGCGCGCACAAAAAAGCCCCGCTTGCGGGGCTTTCTGAAAGGGAGCGGTACAGATTACATCTGCGACTGCAGGTAGTTCTTTTCGCCAACCATCTTGATCAGGCGCAGTTGCTGCTCCAGCCAGTAGGCGTGATCTTCTTCGGTATCTTGCAGTTGCAGTTCCAGAATCTCACGGGTCTGGTAGTCAGCGCAGCGTTCGCATAGGGCGATGGCCTTGGCCAGATTCTCGCGTACTTCGTACTCCAGCTTGAGATCCGACTCCAGCATTTCCTGCACGGTAAGGCCGGGCGTAATCACCGAGGGGCGCATGTCCGGTTTGCCTTCCAGAAACAGGATGCGCTTGAGGATAGCGTCCGCGTGCTGGGTTTCTTCTTCCATCTCGTGGTTGATGCGCTCGTACAGCTTGGCGTAACCCATGTCCTCGTACAGGCGCGAGTGCAGAAAGTACTGGTCACGCGCGCCCAGCTCACCGCGCAGCAGCTCGATCAGGCAGTTGACGACGTCTGGATGACCTTTCATGGCACTGCTCTCCCACTCGTTAGTTGAACATACGGCCATTGTGCAGCATGTTTCATCTGAATGCCATGATTTGGTTTGAAAAATCCAATAATTACAAGGGGTTATATGTATTTTTATAGTAAGGAAAGCACGAAGTAGAGCTGTTTGCGCACGCGAGCTTTTCTCGTTTCTTGGGCAAGTTATTGATCCTGCACAAAAACGCAGTGAACGCTTCAGGTGGTTGCGGCTCTGCCTGACATGCTGTGGCGGAAGCGGGCTGGGGTCATGCCGGCCCCTTTACGAAAGAACTTTACGAAGTTGGTTGGCTCTGAAAAGCCCAGTTGATGTGCCACCTGAGCTACTGAGGCATCGCTGTGCGCCAGCAGGCGTTTTGCCTCCAGCAGGATGCGCGCGGAGATGACGTTCTTGGCAGAACGCCCCTCGGCGCTCAGGCAGGCGCGGCTGACGGCGCTTTGCGAATAGCCAAGGCGCTTTGCGTAGTACTGTAGTTGATGCTCTGTGGCGAATGTTTGCTCGAGCAGCTGGATAAACAGGCGATATGTCTTGTGGCGAAGGGCGTCGGCTGGCGGGTGGTCCAGGTGCAGCTGTTGCTGCTGTCGGGCGACTCTGATGAGCAGAGCCATCAACTCGTGGCGCAACAGGGCTATATCTAGGCTACTACCGCTGAACTGCGCGAAGTCGGCGCGGATCTTTTGGAAGCCGCCTGCGATTGCGTCGCGAGCAGACTCCGGCAAGCTGATGCAGGTTACCCAGTCGTCCAGCCCCAGGCGTCTCAGGTCACTGTAGGGCATGAGCTCGCTGCGATGAGGCAGGGTGCCTGGGTCGACCAGGATTAACTGCGCCTGCAGACCCTCACTGTGATGCCACTGCTGAACCTGGCCGGGTCTGACAAATACCAGGCTGCCTGGCAGCAGGTTCCAATCGACAAAGTCGACGGTGTGCGTTGTATGACCCTCCAAGACCAACAGGAGCATGAAGAAGTCGACCCGCTCAGGCCGTTCCAGCCAGCCTTGGGGCGTTCTGCCGCGTAGCTCATTGACGCTCATGGGCTCTATCCCCAGGGCAGCCAGCAAGGGGTTTTCGAAGCCTACTGTGCGCAGGTTGCTCGTGCGCTGGTCGATTGTCGTCATGAATTATGTAAACGCTCGATTTTGACCATTTATTTCTGCCGACATACCTCGCGCACACGCTGCTGCCGGCTCACACTGTATAGCAGTTGCAGCGTCTGCTCTCAAAACGATCACCCAAATTTGATCGGGCTTTTTTGAAAGAGGCTTCTGCCTTGATGGCTTTTCTGCACAGCTGGCTGTGTAAGGAGAGCTCGGAAGTGGTTTTCAAAATGTGAGGAAATTGATCATGAAAAGATATCTGATTGCAGGTGCTTCCGGCAATATTGCATCCCGGGTTGCGAGCTCACTGGCCGAGCACGGCAACAGTGTGCATGCCGTCACCAGCAAGGCTGAGCGCGAGGGCAAGGTCGAAGGTAACCTGCGTTGGGTCTACGCCGACCTAGCGCGTGGCGAGGAAATAACCGATATATTCTCGGGGGTGGATCGTGCTTTCCTGTTCGTACCACCGGGGTATGCGGCTCATGATGCTTTTCTCGCACCGTTGCTGAAGGCGGCGGTCGAACATCAGTTGGAAAAGGTGGTGCTGATGACCGCCTTTGGAGCGAATGCTGATGAAACCTCTCCTCTGCGGTTGGCCGAGCGGCAGCTGGAGCAATCCGGTATGGCCTACAACATCGTGCGTCCCAACTGGTTCATGCAGAATTTCAGCTCTTTCTGGCTGCAGGGTATCAACGAAGAGAACAGTATTCTGCTGCCGACAGGGCGAGCCAAGGGTAGCTTTATTGATGTACGCGACATTGCCGATGTGGTCGTTCGTCTGATCGCCACCGATGATCTTAACAACCGGGCATTTGATATCACCGGCAGCCAGGCTCTGGACCATGATCAGGTGGCGGCCATCCTGTCGCGGGTTACCGGGCGGACCATCGTCTACCAGGAAATCGCTCCGCAGCAACTAAAAGAGGGCTTGCTGCAGGCCGGCTTGCCGGCAGACTACGCGGACTTTTTGTTGTTGATTCTGAGTCACTTTGCCCAGGGTCACAGCGAGGCTGTGACCAATAGCGTGAGGGAGCTGCTGGGGCGCGAGCCAATCAGTTTCGAGCAATATGCAAACGACTGCCGTACTGCCTGGATGTAGGCGGCTACCGGTGGCAAGGAGTGTGTAATGTGGCGCTTGGCGTGAGCGCCACAGCAAGGTATAGGCTAGCTGGAGCGGGTGAAGGGAATCGAACCCGTTTCAGAGTATCTGCATTGTCTAGCTATTTTTAGCTTTTCTCTTCAAATCAGGCTGTTAGCTAAATCTTCGCCTTGTGTTGTCCTGCATTGCTCAGCTATGTCTGCGACACTTTTTCGACACTGAATTGGCCGAAATAGACGTCGAGTGGTGTTTGTATTGCTATTGAATTTTCTGCTTTTTCATGCTGTCTATTTTTTTTCTTTCTTTCGCTATTCTCTCTTTTTCGAAATTCTCATTTTTTAGTCTTAAGAATCCTTCAGGGTTTAGCTTGCAGTGGTGATGGTGGTGCTCTTTTTCTAATCGCTCTTTTTCTTCTGCTATTTCTTTTTCCGTTTTTTTTCTTTTTCCCCAAAGCGATCTCCCTTTTTGGAATGCCACATACCAGCTATAGATTAGCACTACGGCTGAAAATACAGGGCTTGACCACCCAATGATTTCAATTGTTACAGGTATGATGCATATCCATACTGTCATTCCGATAAGTAGGATTTTCCTACTCTTTGCCTCATTTTCTTGCTTTACTGCGACTTCTTCGTATGTCGTGCTACCTAGGTCTGAGTAAATTTCTTTCAGTTTTTCTTTAGATAGATCGAATTTGGGTTTTTCTGATTCGGGGTATTCGTCCCAGTGCTGAATGATTTTTCCTTTCTTTGCATAACCTAGTAGAAAGTTATGCCCCACCTTATCTTTTGTTCGCCATTTTTCATTTGTTTTGTTATCGATCATGAGCATTATTGGGGTTGCATATCTTAATGCCCAGTGCTCTAGCTCTGATTCTGCTATTTCTTTTATGTTTTCTAGCGGTTCGTATATATGGAGCGTTAGCATTGCGAATTCACCCCCTGTAAATACGGGGTTGTACTCTACATAGTAGCCATCTCTTTTTTCTTCGATAGCATTGTATCTAACCCAAGGTTTAATCATCGGATTCCCTTTTGACAGAGCAGACGCCTACTTCGCTTGTGCTGTTTTTTAAGCGGTATCGTCGATTTCTCTAAATTTTGCTAGAGCGACTTCTTGTACGCGAGCATGGATCAAAATAAAAATGCTGAACATGAAACCAAGTATGGTTATTTTTAAAAGCCACGAAGCTGTGTTGTACATTAGTTCTGGGTCGGAAAAATAAGGTTCTTGCCAGAAGTTCAATATGTAGTTGCTGAAGTCGGAGTACTGAGTCGCGGCAATTGTTCCCAAAACTAAAATTGCCCCTGCTGATAAGCTGGGTATAATTGAAAGTCTTGCTGCCCAGCATAGTTTTATGATCGACTTTTTGATTATGTTCATGTATTTAATGTTC contains:
- a CDS encoding methyl-accepting chemotaxis protein, coding for MPTKLSFNHKIVLAAGLVVIAAFAAFSVYNDYLQRRTLQTNLQTYLNDAGSLTAQNISNWLSGRILLLENLALNLQSEGSDRQVPLLEQQTLASTFDFAYLGGADGSFIMRPDSEMPADYDPRNRPWFTAAQAARGTVLTEPYMDAATGALIVTIATAAGRDVVGGDLNLQTISQIINALDFNGMGYAFLVSRDGRVLVHPDSALQMKTLSELYPQNTPQISSALSEAELHGEARLLTFLPVAGLAGADWYIGLSIDREKAFASVTSFRISALIAAVIAVMVIVVLLSLLMRYLLRPLVSLGGALENIAEGEGDLTRRLPVTSQDEFGRLAAAFNRFVQRIHESITQVASTSTELGDVARQVVAASNANMASSDEQSSRTNSVAAAINELGAAAQEIARNAADASAQASGARQGAERGSEVVSETIDAMQSLSSKISESSETIQSLSHKTTDIGHILEVIQGISEQTNLLALNAAIEAARAGEAGRGFAVVADEVRNLAHRTQSSAREIHDMIEDLRSDAGAAVALMSDSQSHSQRSVEVATQAGDRLSEITQGIGDIDNMNQSVAAATEEQTSVIESLNVDITEINTLNQEGVDNLQATLRACTSLEQQVNRLRQLVGSFRI
- the bfr gene encoding bacterioferritin codes for the protein MKGHPDVVNCLIELLRGELGARDQYFLHSRLYEDMGYAKLYERINHEMEEETQHADAILKRILFLEGKPDMRPSVITPGLTVQEMLESDLKLEYEVRENLAKAIALCERCADYQTREILELQLQDTEEDHAYWLEQQLRLIKMVGEKNYLQSQM
- a CDS encoding helix-turn-helix domain-containing protein; amino-acid sequence: MTTIDQRTSNLRTVGFENPLLAALGIEPMSVNELRGRTPQGWLERPERVDFFMLLLVLEGHTTHTVDFVDWNLLPGSLVFVRPGQVQQWHHSEGLQAQLILVDPGTLPHRSELMPYSDLRRLGLDDWVTCISLPESARDAIAGGFQKIRADFAQFSGSSLDIALLRHELMALLIRVARQQQQLHLDHPPADALRHKTYRLFIQLLEQTFATEHQLQYYAKRLGYSQSAVSRACLSAEGRSAKNVISARILLEAKRLLAHSDASVAQVAHQLGFSEPTNFVKFFRKGAGMTPARFRHSMSGRAATT
- a CDS encoding NmrA family NAD(P)-binding protein, which encodes MKRYLIAGASGNIASRVASSLAEHGNSVHAVTSKAEREGKVEGNLRWVYADLARGEEITDIFSGVDRAFLFVPPGYAAHDAFLAPLLKAAVEHQLEKVVLMTAFGANADETSPLRLAERQLEQSGMAYNIVRPNWFMQNFSSFWLQGINEENSILLPTGRAKGSFIDVRDIADVVVRLIATDDLNNRAFDITGSQALDHDQVAAILSRVTGRTIVYQEIAPQQLKEGLLQAGLPADYADFLLLILSHFAQGHSEAVTNSVRELLGREPISFEQYANDCRTAWM